From a single Polynucleobacter asymbioticus QLW-P1DMWA-1 genomic region:
- the tcuC gene encoding MFS transporter, whose product MTATAKPQSKFSTVIRVTSGNFIEMYDFFLFGFYATYISKAFFPSDSEYASLMLTFATFGAGFLMRPLGAILLGGYIDRIGRRKGLVLTLGIMATGTAMVAFIPSYATIGLLAPLLVLVGRLLQGFSAGVELGGVSVYLSEMATPGHKGFYVSWQSASQQVAIIFSAALGYILNESMSKEVIADWGWRIPFFIGCMIIPIVFQIRRSLQETEEFLAKKHHPTFQEIMRALTINWQLVVSGMMLIVMTTVSFYLITVYTPTFGKSVMKLSIVDSLLITLFVGLSNFIWLPVMGALSDRIGRWPIMALFSGLALFTAYPTLNWLVENPSYEHMLAVELWLSFLYGSYNGATIVALTEIIPIQIRTTGFSLAYSLATALFGGFTPLVSTWLIETTGDKASPGYWMAMAGGMGLIATALIYKGIVKAKV is encoded by the coding sequence ATGACCGCTACAGCTAAGCCCCAATCTAAGTTCTCAACAGTAATCCGCGTTACCAGCGGAAACTTTATTGAGATGTATGACTTCTTTTTATTTGGCTTTTATGCCACATATATCTCCAAGGCATTTTTTCCGTCCGATAGTGAGTACGCATCTTTAATGCTGACTTTTGCAACATTTGGCGCTGGATTTTTAATGCGCCCATTAGGCGCCATTTTGCTAGGTGGTTATATTGACCGCATTGGTCGCCGCAAGGGCCTTGTGCTCACGCTGGGCATTATGGCTACAGGAACTGCAATGGTTGCTTTTATTCCAAGCTACGCGACGATTGGCTTGCTAGCCCCTTTATTGGTTTTAGTGGGGCGCTTGCTTCAAGGTTTCTCGGCCGGGGTAGAGCTGGGCGGTGTATCTGTTTATCTATCAGAGATGGCAACGCCTGGACATAAGGGCTTTTATGTCAGTTGGCAATCTGCCAGCCAACAAGTGGCTATTATCTTTTCAGCTGCTTTAGGTTACATCCTCAATGAATCAATGAGTAAAGAAGTGATTGCTGATTGGGGATGGCGTATTCCATTTTTCATTGGTTGCATGATCATCCCTATCGTTTTTCAGATTCGTCGCTCATTACAAGAAACAGAGGAGTTTCTTGCTAAAAAACATCACCCTACTTTTCAAGAAATTATGAGGGCACTTACCATCAACTGGCAATTAGTGGTGTCTGGAATGATGTTGATTGTGATGACAACAGTATCCTTCTATTTAATCACTGTTTATACGCCTACATTTGGCAAGAGTGTGATGAAGCTCTCTATCGTTGACAGTCTGCTCATTACTTTATTCGTTGGTTTATCCAACTTTATTTGGTTGCCAGTGATGGGCGCCTTGTCTGACAGAATTGGGCGATGGCCGATTATGGCTTTATTTTCTGGACTTGCTTTATTTACCGCTTACCCGACTTTAAATTGGTTAGTAGAAAATCCAAGCTACGAACATATGTTGGCTGTTGAACTTTGGCTATCATTTTTGTATGGCAGCTATAACGGAGCAACCATTGTTGCCCTTACTGAAATTATTCCAATTCAAATTCGTACTACGGGATTCTCATTGGCTTATAGCTTGGCCACAGCTCTTTTCGGTGGCTTCACACCATTGGTTTCCACCTGGTTGATTGAGACAACGGGTGACAAGGCATCACCTGGTTATTGGATGGCGATGGCTGGCGGCATGGGTTTAATTGCCACTGCTTTGATCTACAAAGGAATAGTTAAAGCTAAGGTTTGA
- the egtB gene encoding ergothioneine biosynthesis protein EgtB, translating into MHNKVFPQSLSANEVLEQFHRSRKYSTDLIVGLSAEDCQAQSMEDASPAKWHLAHVTWFYEVMVLKAFEDNFSFWNPEFAVLFNSYYNGIGDKHPRSKRGLLTRPSLAEVLEWRKNIEDRVCKLIKAKNSPELLWLIQVGINHEQQHQELLLTDLHHLFSNNSLFPVYSSLVKNISTAVAPFQWVEGMSGLVETGYEGEQFHFDNEGPKHQAFNQIHSIGNRLVSNAEWLQFIEDGGYQNFQWWLDAGWAWLQSEQISAPLYWNKEGQDQLLRFSLNGNLPLDLYAPVSNISYFEADAFARWASQNLSGFAGARLPTEFEWEAFARLNPESSNDLFGKVWQWTSSNYNPYPGYQPWGGIAGEYNGKFMVNQMVLRGSSEYTPSDHSRISYRNFFPTHARWQMTGLRLAKDGL; encoded by the coding sequence ATGCACAATAAAGTCTTTCCTCAATCGCTTTCAGCAAATGAAGTACTAGAGCAATTTCATCGCTCCAGAAAATACTCAACAGACCTCATAGTTGGGCTGAGCGCTGAAGACTGTCAAGCCCAATCGATGGAGGATGCTAGCCCTGCTAAATGGCATTTGGCACATGTCACTTGGTTTTATGAGGTCATGGTACTCAAGGCTTTTGAAGACAACTTTTCTTTCTGGAATCCGGAGTTTGCCGTTTTATTTAATAGCTATTACAACGGTATTGGGGATAAGCACCCACGCAGTAAAAGAGGCCTCTTAACGCGACCTTCTCTAGCGGAAGTCCTAGAGTGGCGCAAGAATATTGAAGATCGCGTTTGCAAACTCATCAAAGCAAAAAATTCCCCAGAATTACTTTGGTTAATTCAGGTTGGCATTAACCACGAACAGCAACACCAAGAATTGCTATTAACCGATCTACATCATCTATTCTCCAATAACTCGCTTTTCCCGGTTTATTCCTCTCTGGTCAAGAATATATCGACTGCTGTAGCACCCTTTCAATGGGTAGAAGGTATGAGTGGGCTGGTAGAGACAGGCTATGAAGGCGAACAATTTCATTTTGATAATGAAGGGCCTAAACATCAAGCCTTTAATCAAATTCACTCAATCGGCAATCGATTGGTTAGTAATGCAGAGTGGCTTCAATTTATTGAAGATGGTGGCTACCAAAATTTCCAATGGTGGCTAGATGCAGGTTGGGCATGGCTTCAGTCAGAACAGATCTCTGCTCCGCTGTATTGGAACAAAGAAGGTCAAGATCAGCTATTACGATTTTCACTTAATGGCAATCTACCACTTGATCTTTATGCGCCTGTATCAAACATCAGCTATTTTGAAGCAGATGCTTTTGCACGCTGGGCTAGCCAGAACCTAAGCGGGTTTGCTGGTGCCCGCCTTCCCACTGAATTTGAATGGGAGGCTTTTGCGAGATTAAATCCTGAGTCAAGCAATGATCTTTTTGGCAAAGTCTGGCAATGGACTAGTAGTAACTACAATCCTTACCCCGGGTATCAGCCATGGGGCGGAATTGCAGGCGAGTACAACGGTAAATTTATGGTCAATCAAATGGTTCTCAGAGGTAGCTCTGAGTACACGCCTTCTGATCACTCCAGAATCAGTTATCGAAATTTTTTCCCAACCCATGCTCGTTGGCAAATGACGGGCTTAAGGCTTGCTAAAGATGGTCTTTGA
- a CDS encoding MFS family transporter — translation MTYTLEEKRKRIFAIFAASSGNLVEWFDFYIYAFCAIYFAHIFFPTANPTVQLLNTAGVFAAGFLMRPIGGWIFGRIADRHGRKKSLVISVMMMCAGSLTIACLPGYDIIGIWAPALLLLARLFQGLSVGGEYGTTATYMSEIAMKGQRGFYSSFQYVTLIGGQLLAVLVILILQQFLDESQLKEWGWRIPFVIGAFAAVIALLLRKTLSETASNLSELNKDAGSIKALFRDHKKAFFTVLGYTAGGSLSFYTFTTYMQKYLVNSVHMSIKTASAVMTGCLLVYMLMQPLFGALSDRIGRRNNMLLFGGLGVLFTIPIMVVLQGVSDAWIAFLVITFALGIVSFYTSIAGIVKAEMFPPEVRALGVGLSYAIANAIFGGTAEFVALSFKAEGYESMFYWYVTGMLGLAFLVSFRLPRNAPYLLNDH, via the coding sequence ATGACATATACATTAGAAGAAAAACGTAAAAGAATATTCGCAATATTTGCAGCATCTTCCGGTAACCTTGTCGAGTGGTTTGATTTTTATATATATGCTTTTTGCGCAATATATTTTGCCCATATATTTTTTCCTACGGCCAACCCTACTGTACAGCTACTCAATACGGCTGGCGTGTTTGCAGCAGGTTTTTTGATGCGACCTATCGGGGGGTGGATTTTTGGGCGTATTGCCGACCGTCATGGCAGAAAAAAGTCTTTGGTAATTTCTGTGATGATGATGTGCGCTGGCTCTTTGACGATTGCGTGTTTACCTGGTTATGACATTATTGGTATTTGGGCCCCAGCCTTACTATTATTAGCAAGGCTGTTTCAGGGTCTTTCTGTGGGCGGGGAGTACGGAACCACAGCGACCTATATGAGTGAAATTGCAATGAAGGGGCAAAGAGGTTTTTATTCATCCTTTCAATATGTCACCCTGATTGGCGGTCAGTTGTTGGCTGTTTTAGTAATTTTAATTCTGCAACAATTTTTAGACGAAAGCCAGCTAAAAGAATGGGGGTGGAGAATTCCATTTGTTATCGGGGCATTTGCGGCAGTGATCGCGCTCTTATTGCGAAAAACTCTCTCAGAGACAGCATCTAACCTATCAGAATTAAACAAGGACGCCGGCAGTATCAAGGCTTTATTTCGAGATCATAAAAAGGCATTTTTTACTGTCTTAGGCTATACGGCAGGGGGCTCCTTAAGTTTTTACACATTCACAACCTATATGCAAAAGTATTTAGTGAATTCAGTGCATATGTCTATAAAGACTGCTAGCGCTGTCATGACTGGATGTTTATTGGTTTATATGTTGATGCAGCCTCTATTTGGGGCCCTGTCAGATCGTATAGGTCGAAGAAATAATATGCTGCTCTTTGGCGGCTTAGGCGTACTTTTTACGATTCCAATTATGGTCGTTCTCCAAGGAGTTTCTGACGCCTGGATAGCTTTTTTGGTTATCACCTTTGCATTGGGGATCGTCAGTTTCTATACGTCAATTGCCGGAATAGTTAAGGCGGAGATGTTCCCTCCGGAGGTCAGGGCTTTAGGTGTCGGCTTGTCTTATGCCATTGCTAATGCAATCTTTGGAGGCACTGCTGAATTTGTAGCTCTAAGTTTTAAAGCAGAGGGATATGAATCAATGTTTTACTGGTATGTCACTGGAATGTTGGGGCTAGCTTTTTTGGTTAGCTTCCGGCTACCAAGAAATGCGCCTTACTTGCTCAATGACCATTGA
- the speG gene encoding spermidine N1-acetyltransferase, which translates to MTANAALRLRPLEREDLRFVHELDNNESVMHYWFEEPYEAYVELSDLYEKHIHDQSERRFVVVHGDKSVGLVELVEINHIHRRAEFQLIISPEYQGKGFATKAVVLAMDYAFKILNLHKLSLVVDSENERAINVYRKLGFKEEGLLRQEYFADGMYRDAYCMAIFQNEFVSKSSN; encoded by the coding sequence ATGACTGCAAATGCTGCCTTAAGATTGCGCCCCCTAGAGCGGGAAGATTTACGTTTTGTTCATGAACTTGATAACAATGAATCCGTTATGCACTATTGGTTCGAAGAGCCTTACGAGGCTTATGTTGAGCTGAGCGATTTATATGAAAAACACATACATGATCAGAGTGAACGTCGTTTTGTAGTAGTTCATGGAGATAAGTCTGTAGGCCTTGTTGAATTGGTTGAAATTAACCACATCCATCGTCGCGCTGAATTTCAGCTGATCATCAGCCCAGAATACCAAGGCAAAGGTTTTGCAACAAAAGCTGTGGTATTGGCAATGGACTATGCCTTCAAAATATTAAATCTTCATAAGCTTTCGCTCGTTGTAGATTCTGAAAATGAACGGGCAATTAATGTCTATAGAAAACTTGGCTTTAAAGAAGAAGGTCTTTTAAGACAAGAGTATTTTGCCGATGGTATGTATCGCGATGCCTATTGCATGGCGATTTTCCAGAATGAGTTTGTATCCAAATCATCTAATTGA
- the egtD gene encoding L-histidine N(alpha)-methyltransferase, giving the protein MQTLSTLEVTVTTKKGFAHEIEVGLLAQSASISPKFLYDPLGSHLFTAITLLPEYYPTNTEKNIFSQHQAEITNAIGVGGTLIDLGAGNCQKAESFFNSLKPLSYLAIDFSAEYLEEAVKKLEGKYPHILMQCIGMDFSKQLLIPSAIATSKRIFFYPGSSIGNFLRPEALHLLSQIKSQGNAGGLLIGVDLMKEDSVLMAAYDDPLKVTAAFNLNILRSINLHLNSDFRVEQFRHRVKINHAENRVELYLEALEDLTVTWPGNSREFKKGELIHTENSHKYTIESIQQLLNDAGFEKTQIWTDPKNYFAVIYAQ; this is encoded by the coding sequence ATGCAAACACTCAGCACCCTAGAAGTTACGGTTACAACTAAAAAAGGCTTTGCTCACGAGATCGAAGTAGGCCTGCTAGCTCAATCAGCCTCTATTTCTCCAAAGTTTTTATATGATCCCTTAGGGTCACATCTTTTTACAGCTATTACCTTGCTGCCCGAATACTACCCAACCAATACCGAAAAGAATATTTTTTCCCAACATCAAGCAGAAATTACTAATGCAATAGGAGTCGGTGGCACCCTCATTGATTTGGGTGCTGGAAATTGCCAGAAGGCAGAATCCTTTTTTAACTCGCTAAAGCCCTTAAGCTATCTTGCGATCGACTTTTCAGCTGAATATCTCGAAGAAGCAGTAAAGAAACTTGAGGGGAAATACCCGCACATTCTCATGCAATGTATTGGTATGGATTTTTCCAAACAACTCTTGATTCCGAGCGCTATTGCTACAAGTAAGCGAATCTTTTTTTATCCTGGCTCTAGTATCGGAAACTTCCTTAGACCAGAAGCACTTCACCTCCTGAGCCAAATCAAAAGCCAAGGTAATGCTGGTGGATTACTCATTGGCGTTGACTTAATGAAGGAAGACTCTGTTCTGATGGCCGCATATGATGACCCCCTGAAGGTCACTGCAGCGTTCAATCTCAATATCCTGAGATCCATTAACTTGCACCTGAACTCTGATTTTAGGGTTGAGCAATTTCGCCATCGAGTGAAGATTAATCATGCAGAAAATAGGGTTGAGCTTTATTTAGAAGCCCTTGAAGACCTCACTGTTACATGGCCCGGAAATTCTAGAGAATTCAAAAAGGGTGAATTAATTCATACTGAAAACTCTCACAAGTACACTATTGAATCTATTCAGCAATTATTAAATGACGCAGGTTTTGAAAAAACCCAAATCTGGACTGATCCAAAAAACTATTTTGCCGTAATCTATGCACAATAA
- the kdpC gene encoding potassium-transporting ATPase subunit KdpC, with protein MKSIMRSCLGLFVLLTVITGVLYPVFVTGLAKTFFPSKASGSIVYQGDQAIGSELIGQNFTDAKYFWGRPSATGPQPYNGTASGGSNQGPLNPALVDAVKGRIEALQNADSTNQLPIPMDLVTASASGLDPEISPQAAQYQASRVAKARKMSLDNVNQLIAANTQDRQWGIFGEPRVNVLKLNLALDGN; from the coding sequence ATGAAATCCATCATGAGAAGTTGTTTAGGATTATTTGTTTTGTTAACTGTGATTACTGGTGTTTTATATCCAGTGTTCGTCACAGGATTAGCGAAGACGTTTTTCCCAAGCAAGGCGTCAGGAAGCATTGTTTATCAAGGCGACCAAGCCATTGGTTCAGAGTTGATTGGGCAAAACTTTACTGATGCTAAGTACTTTTGGGGTAGACCTTCTGCAACCGGGCCTCAGCCCTACAATGGCACTGCATCCGGAGGATCAAATCAAGGCCCATTAAATCCAGCCTTGGTGGATGCCGTTAAAGGACGGATTGAGGCATTGCAGAATGCCGATTCTACTAATCAATTGCCAATACCAATGGACTTGGTAACGGCGTCAGCTAGCGGCTTAGACCCTGAAATCAGTCCGCAGGCTGCGCAATACCAAGCATCACGTGTAGCGAAGGCGCGCAAAATGAGTCTTGATAATGTCAATCAGCTGATAGCAGCAAATACACAAGATCGCCAATGGGGAATTTTTGGGGAGCCTCGTGTTAATGTATTAAAGCTTAATCTAGCTTTAGATGGAAATTAA
- a CDS encoding MalY/PatB family protein: MVFDFDAPTNRLNTDSIRWDTFDQDKVLPLWVADMDFQSPPCVINALSKRIQEGIYGYTHGPSHFNQVIAQYLLDQYEWKVEPDWIVILPSVVSGLYTAVQQLTKTDEAVLIPNPVYHHLRLACTSSGRQFQEMRLELKDGRWILPSNELTSLVTNKTKLALFCNPQNPGSTVFTREELQTFGNFCLKNDLWICSDEIHAGLVLDESKKHIPLASISKEISEKTITLMSLNKTFNFPGIGLAWAVAENPLLRKAIQVGLHQTIAAPSLLAYTATMAAIEEGDPWRQELIQYLRGNRDLIHEKINAIKGLSIGKMEGSYLAWIDCTQLGHQNPYQALLDAGLATSPGNQFNRDQFVRLNFGTQRKRVNQALDIFQKAFT; the protein is encoded by the coding sequence ATGGTCTTTGATTTTGATGCGCCCACCAATCGTCTAAATACTGATTCCATTCGCTGGGATACTTTTGACCAGGACAAAGTACTGCCGCTATGGGTCGCAGACATGGACTTTCAATCACCACCCTGCGTAATCAATGCCTTAAGCAAACGTATTCAAGAGGGAATCTATGGGTATACACATGGTCCCAGCCATTTCAATCAAGTCATTGCTCAATACTTATTAGATCAATATGAGTGGAAAGTAGAGCCTGACTGGATTGTCATTCTCCCTAGCGTGGTATCCGGGCTTTACACCGCCGTCCAGCAATTAACTAAGACCGATGAAGCGGTGCTTATTCCTAATCCCGTATACCATCATCTGCGACTTGCCTGCACGAGCTCTGGTAGGCAGTTTCAAGAAATGCGACTGGAACTAAAGGATGGGCGCTGGATATTACCAAGTAATGAATTAACAAGCCTGGTTACCAATAAAACTAAATTAGCCTTATTTTGCAACCCACAAAATCCAGGCTCTACCGTATTTACTCGAGAAGAGTTACAAACATTTGGTAACTTTTGCCTTAAGAATGATTTATGGATTTGCTCCGATGAAATCCATGCGGGCCTTGTGCTAGATGAGAGCAAAAAACATATCCCCCTAGCTAGTATTAGCAAAGAAATTTCTGAGAAGACAATTACTTTAATGTCTTTAAATAAGACGTTTAACTTTCCAGGCATTGGTCTTGCATGGGCTGTTGCTGAAAATCCGCTCCTGCGCAAGGCAATTCAAGTTGGCCTTCATCAAACAATTGCAGCGCCATCTCTATTGGCCTATACCGCAACTATGGCAGCAATAGAAGAAGGTGATCCCTGGCGACAGGAGTTAATTCAATACCTTAGGGGTAATCGAGATTTAATTCATGAAAAAATCAATGCAATTAAAGGATTAAGTATCGGAAAAATGGAGGGCAGTTACCTTGCTTGGATTGACTGTACGCAGCTTGGCCACCAGAACCCATATCAAGCATTATTGGATGCAGGCCTAGCCACTTCACCGGGGAATCAATTTAACCGCGATCAATTTGTGAGGCTCAATTTTGGAACACAAAGAAAACGAGTTAATCAGGCCTTAGACATTTTCCAAAAAGCATTTACTTAA
- a CDS encoding DUF4118 domain-containing protein: MPESRPDPDQLLAQIQSQEIQSGRGKLKIFFGANAGVGKTYAMLSAAHEQSKNKRVIAGVVETHGRKDTIAMLDGIEVLPLKEIDYRGKKLKEFNLDQALIEKPDLILMDELAHSNAAGSRHPKRWQDVEELLAAGIDVYSTINVQHIETLNDIVGGITGVRVWETVPDHIFDSADEVVLVDLPPDELLQRLKDGKVYLPQQAERATQNFFRKGNLIALRELALRRSADRLDGEIIKYRKDNSVSNVWKTRESILACIGPGDEAENVIRSAARVAAQLQIPWHAIYVETPKLQNLSQKSRERILKTISMAEEMGAKVVTVGGNDAVESIISYAREHNLSRVIVGTGALSRWQIWRRAFSESISRRAPDLDILKIAQGTNSTSIARDSFDIESWMWQLKAPWQSYALSLLICGIAGVVATPLNSIVELPNIAMLFLLAVVLVSVKYGLGPSFMASAVNVLVFDFFFVPPRFSFSVSDAQYVFTFAVMLVVGLITAKLTTGLTYQAKVANRREQRVKSLYEMSRDLSGALMPEQVAEISQHFVEIEFKAKSILLLADDDNQLSEIIINKKSNLQADLSIAQWAFDKSKEAGNGTDSLPGAPLLYIPLRAPMRTRGILVIDAPSSTRLKSPEQRRLLDTFARLLAISLERIHYVSVAQSSTVQIESERLRNSLLSAISHDLRTPLTALVGLTDALEMLDAPLTSEQKEIAVLLREKALKMSSQVSNLLDMARLQSGAVQLNKQWFLIEEAIGAAIKSVESASEGRHITVTLPPDLPLLNFDAVLIERVFINLLENAYKYTPKNSSVSIGASVSSPQSVEIWVQDDGPGLPKGKEEDIFRKFERGNKEGAISGVGLGLTICRAIIEAHGGKITGKTMAGGGARFTFSLPRGNPPKIDIEDQ, from the coding sequence ATGCCTGAGTCACGACCAGATCCCGATCAATTGCTTGCTCAAATACAGAGCCAAGAGATTCAGTCTGGTCGCGGCAAATTAAAGATTTTCTTTGGAGCGAATGCTGGCGTAGGTAAAACATATGCGATGCTATCTGCCGCTCATGAGCAAAGTAAAAATAAGCGAGTGATTGCTGGTGTCGTAGAGACACACGGTCGAAAAGACACTATAGCAATGCTTGATGGCATAGAGGTTTTGCCACTAAAAGAGATTGACTATAGGGGCAAGAAACTCAAGGAATTTAATCTTGACCAAGCTCTGATTGAAAAGCCTGATTTAATCCTCATGGATGAGCTTGCTCATTCAAATGCAGCTGGCTCGAGGCATCCGAAGCGCTGGCAGGATGTTGAAGAGCTCTTGGCGGCAGGTATCGATGTCTACTCCACAATCAATGTGCAACATATTGAAACTCTGAACGATATTGTTGGTGGAATTACGGGGGTTAGGGTTTGGGAAACAGTGCCAGATCATATATTCGACTCTGCAGATGAAGTGGTTTTAGTTGATCTTCCCCCTGATGAGTTATTGCAAAGGCTGAAGGATGGCAAGGTTTACCTTCCACAGCAAGCCGAAAGAGCAACTCAAAACTTTTTCCGTAAAGGAAATCTAATTGCGCTACGAGAATTAGCGCTACGTCGCTCGGCTGATCGTCTAGATGGCGAGATTATTAAATATCGAAAAGATAACTCTGTATCCAATGTTTGGAAAACACGTGAGTCTATATTGGCTTGTATCGGCCCTGGAGATGAGGCAGAGAATGTCATTAGAAGTGCTGCAAGAGTTGCCGCACAACTTCAGATTCCATGGCATGCAATTTATGTTGAAACTCCCAAATTACAAAACCTCTCTCAAAAGTCTAGGGAACGAATTCTGAAAACCATCTCTATGGCAGAGGAAATGGGGGCAAAAGTAGTGACTGTTGGTGGAAATGATGCAGTTGAATCCATTATTAGTTACGCAAGAGAGCACAACCTTTCTAGAGTTATCGTGGGTACTGGTGCCCTTAGTAGATGGCAAATTTGGAGAAGAGCATTTTCAGAGTCAATCTCAAGGCGGGCACCTGATTTAGACATTCTCAAAATTGCTCAAGGTACAAATTCAACTAGCATTGCACGCGATAGCTTTGACATTGAATCTTGGATGTGGCAATTAAAGGCGCCTTGGCAATCCTATGCTTTGAGTTTACTAATTTGCGGTATTGCTGGAGTCGTGGCGACTCCCTTGAATTCGATAGTAGAGTTGCCGAATATTGCCATGCTATTTTTGCTGGCAGTCGTTTTAGTTTCCGTAAAGTATGGCTTGGGCCCATCTTTCATGGCCTCGGCAGTCAATGTACTAGTGTTCGACTTCTTTTTTGTGCCACCGCGTTTTTCATTTTCAGTTTCTGATGCGCAATATGTATTCACGTTTGCCGTGATGTTAGTTGTTGGATTAATTACTGCCAAATTAACTACGGGTCTTACCTATCAAGCTAAGGTCGCCAATAGGCGCGAACAAAGAGTAAAGTCTCTTTATGAGATGTCTAGAGATTTATCGGGCGCCTTAATGCCAGAACAAGTAGCCGAAATTAGCCAGCATTTTGTTGAGATTGAATTCAAGGCTAAATCAATCTTGTTATTGGCTGATGATGATAATCAGCTATCAGAAATCATTATTAATAAAAAATCCAATCTTCAAGCAGACTTATCCATCGCCCAATGGGCTTTCGATAAATCGAAAGAAGCGGGTAATGGGACTGATTCATTGCCGGGTGCGCCTTTGCTATATATACCTTTGCGAGCACCAATGCGCACACGCGGCATTCTGGTGATTGATGCCCCAAGTTCTACGCGTCTCAAATCTCCCGAGCAACGCAGATTACTTGATACATTTGCTCGCTTACTGGCAATCTCATTAGAGCGTATACATTATGTATCAGTGGCTCAAAGCTCAACAGTGCAAATTGAATCTGAGCGCCTGAGAAACTCACTCTTGTCGGCTATTTCACACGATTTGCGAACTCCACTCACGGCGTTGGTTGGGTTGACTGATGCGTTAGAGATGTTGGATGCACCCCTTACTTCTGAGCAAAAAGAGATAGCAGTCCTTTTGCGTGAAAAAGCTTTAAAAATGAGCTCACAAGTAAGTAATTTATTAGATATGGCCCGACTTCAGTCTGGTGCAGTTCAATTAAATAAACAATGGTTTCTGATTGAAGAGGCGATTGGCGCCGCCATCAAGTCTGTTGAGTCGGCGAGTGAAGGTAGGCATATCACAGTAACGTTACCTCCGGATTTGCCGCTATTAAATTTTGATGCAGTGCTGATTGAGCGTGTCTTTATTAATCTTCTAGAGAATGCTTATAAATACACCCCTAAAAACAGTAGCGTATCTATAGGTGCTTCAGTCTCTTCGCCACAGTCTGTCGAGATTTGGGTTCAAGATGACGGACCAGGCCTTCCCAAGGGAAAAGAGGAAGATATTTTTAGAAAATTTGAGCGAGGCAATAAAGAGGGTGCAATTTCTGGTGTTGGTCTGGGGCTCACTATTTGCAGAGCAATCATTGAAGCCCATGGTGGCAAGATCACCGGAAAGACAATGGCTGGTGGTGGCGCACGGTTTACCTTCAGCTTACCTCGGGGTAATCCCCCTAAGATTGATATCGAAGATCAGTAG
- the kdpE gene encoding two-component system response regulator KdpE produces the protein MSQPIPVAIVIEDEPNIRRLIRMALEAEKFQVFEAATVSRGLIEAGSRQPDVVLVDLGLPDGTGIDFIRDIRTWSDVPIIVVSARTHEDDKIEALNIGADDYLSKPFSPGELVARVRAQLRRRSMASNKGETVFKFGNINVDLTTRVVKRDDELLHLTPIEYRLLSFLITHPNIVLTHRQLLLGVWGPNDVENHHYVRIYMGTLRKKIEDDPAQPKHVITETGVGYRFLF, from the coding sequence ATGTCACAGCCTATACCCGTCGCAATCGTTATTGAAGATGAGCCAAATATTCGTAGGCTTATCAGAATGGCATTAGAAGCAGAAAAATTTCAGGTATTTGAGGCAGCCACAGTTTCTCGTGGGTTAATAGAGGCAGGCTCACGTCAGCCGGATGTAGTGTTAGTGGATTTAGGTCTACCTGATGGCACGGGCATTGATTTCATTCGAGATATTAGGACTTGGTCGGATGTACCAATTATTGTGGTTTCTGCAAGAACCCATGAGGATGACAAAATCGAGGCACTTAATATTGGTGCGGATGACTACCTATCAAAACCCTTTAGCCCCGGGGAGTTAGTGGCAAGAGTCCGGGCGCAGTTACGTAGGCGTTCTATGGCGTCAAATAAGGGTGAGACGGTTTTCAAGTTTGGGAATATCAATGTTGATTTGACGACTAGGGTTGTTAAGCGGGATGATGAGCTTTTACATTTAACCCCAATTGAGTACCGGCTATTGTCATTTTTAATAACGCACCCAAATATCGTATTAACTCATAGGCAGCTATTGCTCGGTGTATGGGGGCCTAATGATGTTGAGAATCATCATTACGTAAGGATTTACATGGGAACGCTTCGCAAAAAAATTGAAGATGATCCCGCGCAGCCAAAACATGTGATTACTGAAACTGGAGTGGGGTATAGGTTTCTTTTCTAG